A genomic window from Bubalus bubalis isolate 160015118507 breed Murrah chromosome X, NDDB_SH_1, whole genome shotgun sequence includes:
- the LOC102394825 gene encoding 3-beta-hydroxysteroid-Delta(8),Delta(7)-isomerase, with protein MTTNTSPTHPYWPRHLRLDNFVPNDCPTWHILAGLFSVSGVLVVATWLLSGRAAVVPLGTWRRLSLCWFAVCGFIHLVIEGWFSLYHADLLGDQAILSQLWKEYAKGDSRYILNDNFTICMETVTAYLWGPLSLWVVIAFLRQQPLRFVLQLVVSMGQVYGDVLYFLTEYRDGFQHGELGHPLYFWFYFVFLNSLWLVVPGLLILDSIKQLAHAQSILDAKAPKAKSKQN; from the exons ATGACCACCAACACCAGCCCCACGCACCCCTACTGGCCTCGGCATCTGAGACTAGACAACTTTGTGCCTAATGACTGCCCCACCTGGCATATCCTGGCTGGCCTATTCTCCGTCTCtggagtcttagttgtggccacATGGCTGTTGTCAGGGCGTGCTGCGGTCGTCCCACTGGGGACTTGGCGGAGACTGTCCCTGTGCTGGTTTGCAGTATGTGGGTTCATTCACTTGGTGATTGAGGGCTGGTTCAGCCTCTACCACGCGGACCTTCTCGGAGACCAAGCCATCTTATCTCAACTCT GGAAAGAGTATGCCAAGGGAGACAGCCGATATATCCT GAATGATAACTTCACGATATGCATGGAGACAGTCACGGCTTACCTGTGGGGACCACTCAGCCTGTGGGTGGTGATTGCTTTTCTCCGCCAGCAACCCCTCCGCTTTGTCCTACAGCTTGTGGTCTCTATGG GTCAGGTATATGGAGATGTGCTCTATTTCCTGACAGAGTACCGTGATGGATTCCAGCACGGGGAGCTGGGCCACCCACTCTACTTctggttttactttgttttcttgaaCTCCCTGTGGCTGGTGGTGCCCGGACTCCTCATACTGGATTCTATAAAGCAACTTGCTCATGCCCAGAGCATACTGGATGCCAAAGCCCCCAAAGCCAAGAGCAAGCAGAACTAA